Proteins encoded by one window of Mycolicibacterium cosmeticum:
- a CDS encoding LysR family transcriptional regulator, translating to MSDYTLRQLEYFVAVAEAGSVTRAAASVHLSQSAMSAALADLENALSVQLLVRHHARGISLTPAGKELLVASRQLLASAADLRAVAQGLGTSLSGTLSIGCFQVVAPYLLPELLAAVAEKLPRLHLHTTEVDLADLAEGVANGTFELGIGYDLVDDPRLKRWPLFTLPPYVLLSGEHRLATRDSIDLAELADEPMVLLDLPHSRDYFQSVFAAAGVTPNIRFRSTTVETCRALVGRGLAYCVLNLRAAVPTALDGHPVAAVPISGDPPSLTVILLDAVAARPTRRAGVVAELCRTLFANPPGV from the coding sequence ATGTCCGACTACACCTTGCGCCAGCTCGAGTACTTCGTCGCCGTGGCCGAGGCCGGTAGCGTCACGCGCGCCGCGGCATCGGTACACCTGTCCCAGTCGGCGATGTCGGCCGCCCTGGCCGACCTCGAAAACGCGCTGTCGGTACAGCTTCTCGTGCGCCACCACGCGCGCGGCATCAGCCTGACGCCGGCGGGCAAGGAACTGCTGGTCGCCAGCCGCCAGCTCCTGGCGTCGGCGGCCGACCTACGCGCCGTGGCGCAGGGTCTGGGCACCTCACTCAGTGGCACCCTGTCCATCGGGTGCTTCCAAGTCGTCGCCCCGTATCTGCTGCCCGAGCTGCTCGCCGCGGTGGCCGAGAAGCTGCCGCGGCTGCATCTGCACACCACCGAAGTCGATCTCGCCGATCTCGCCGAGGGCGTCGCCAACGGCACCTTCGAACTCGGCATCGGATATGACCTGGTGGACGATCCGCGGTTGAAACGCTGGCCGTTGTTCACCCTGCCGCCCTACGTACTGCTGTCCGGGGAGCATCGCCTGGCGACCAGGGACAGCATCGATCTCGCCGAACTGGCCGACGAACCCATGGTGCTGCTGGACCTGCCGCACAGCCGCGACTACTTCCAGAGCGTGTTCGCCGCCGCCGGTGTCACACCGAACATCCGGTTCCGCTCCACCACGGTGGAGACGTGCCGGGCGCTGGTCGGCCGCGGCCTGGCCTACTGCGTGCTCAACCTGCGCGCGGCGGTGCCGACGGCCCTCGACGGTCATCCCGTCGCCGCGGTCCCGATCAGCGGTGACCCGCCCAGCCTCACCGTCATCCTGCTGGACGCCGTCGCCGCCCGGCCCACCCGGCGCGCCGGCGTCGTCGCCGAGTTGTGCCGCACCTTGTTCGCCAATCCGCCGGGAGTCTGA
- a CDS encoding aldehyde dehydrogenase, whose protein sequence is MADAHPATLADWTRHATELRPRGGIFIDGEFWPAQSGATFDSINPATGDVIAAVASAQDADVDRAVSSARRAFEDGEWSRSSITERKRVLLRLAQLIEEHSVELALLDSMDMGKLVVEAFTVDVPSAAGLFAYYGEVIDKINGEIAPTEPGNLALVTREPLGVVAAVTPWNFPLDLAVWKVAPALAAGNSVVLKPSERAPLSSLRLAELAVQAGLPRGVFNVVPGFGQTAGAALGRHPDVDVLAFTGSTATGKQFLRYAADSNLKQVWLECGGKSPNLVFEDADLEQAVDKALFGAFYNQGAVCSSNSRLLVQNSIADRFVSELVARAAEMQPGNPLDPAAAQGAIVDEAHTEHVLGFVERARAEGQVRIGGQRVDGGCFITPTVVTGLGPAAELVTDEVFGPVLAVQTFDDQDEAVRMANDTVYGLAASVWTTDLRRAHTVSAALRAGTVSVNTVDALSAQTPFGGFKQSGFGRDLSLHALDKYTGLKTTWIAL, encoded by the coding sequence ATTGCCGATGCTCACCCCGCGACGCTGGCGGACTGGACCCGCCATGCCACCGAGTTGCGCCCGCGCGGCGGCATCTTCATCGACGGCGAGTTCTGGCCCGCGCAGTCCGGCGCCACCTTCGACTCGATCAACCCGGCGACGGGGGACGTCATCGCCGCGGTGGCGTCGGCGCAGGATGCCGATGTCGACCGCGCCGTGTCCAGCGCCCGTCGGGCCTTCGAGGACGGCGAGTGGTCGCGCAGCTCGATCACCGAACGCAAACGGGTGCTGCTGCGACTGGCGCAGCTGATCGAGGAGCACAGTGTCGAACTGGCGCTGCTGGACTCGATGGACATGGGCAAGCTGGTCGTCGAGGCCTTCACCGTCGACGTCCCTTCGGCCGCAGGGCTTTTCGCCTACTACGGCGAGGTGATCGACAAGATCAACGGCGAGATCGCGCCCACCGAGCCAGGCAACCTGGCCCTGGTCACCCGTGAGCCGCTCGGCGTGGTGGCCGCGGTGACACCGTGGAACTTCCCCCTCGACCTGGCGGTGTGGAAAGTGGCCCCGGCCCTGGCCGCCGGGAATTCGGTGGTACTCAAACCGTCCGAACGCGCCCCACTGTCGTCGCTGCGACTGGCCGAGCTGGCCGTCCAGGCCGGCCTGCCCCGCGGGGTGTTCAACGTGGTGCCCGGCTTCGGCCAGACCGCGGGTGCCGCGCTGGGTCGGCATCCCGACGTCGATGTGCTGGCCTTCACCGGGTCCACCGCCACCGGCAAGCAATTCCTGCGCTACGCCGCCGATTCCAACCTCAAGCAGGTCTGGCTGGAGTGCGGCGGCAAGAGCCCGAACCTGGTGTTCGAGGACGCCGATCTCGAGCAGGCGGTCGACAAGGCGCTCTTCGGCGCGTTCTACAACCAGGGCGCGGTGTGCTCGTCGAATTCGCGTCTGCTGGTGCAGAACTCGATTGCCGACCGGTTCGTCTCGGAACTGGTCGCGCGCGCCGCCGAGATGCAGCCGGGCAATCCGCTGGATCCGGCGGCGGCGCAGGGCGCCATCGTGGACGAGGCCCACACCGAGCACGTGCTCGGGTTCGTCGAGCGGGCACGCGCCGAGGGGCAGGTGCGGATCGGCGGGCAGCGGGTCGACGGCGGCTGTTTCATCACCCCGACCGTCGTCACCGGCCTCGGCCCGGCCGCCGAACTGGTCACCGACGAGGTGTTCGGCCCGGTGCTCGCCGTGCAGACGTTCGACGATCAGGACGAGGCCGTCCGGATGGCCAACGACACCGTGTACGGGCTGGCCGCCTCGGTCTGGACCACCGACCTGCGCCGAGCGCACACCGTCTCGGCCGCGCTGCGGGCCGGCACGGTATCGGTCAACACGGTCGACGCGCTCAGCGCCCAGACACCGTTCGGCGGGTTCAAGCAATCCGGCTTCGGCCGCGACCTGTCACTGCACGCCCTGGACAAGTACACCGGTCTCAAGACCACCTGGATCGCCTTGTGA
- a CDS encoding GMC family oxidoreductase, with amino-acid sequence MSHPDYLIVGGGTAGCIVAARLSEDPGVTVTVVEPGPSDVDEPRARDIRRWAEMLEGEYDFDYRSIAQERGNPNIRQARMHILGGCSTANTMITWRPLAADLDEWVALGADGWDSATLDPYYDRIAAPITPVAAKDQNPYVADVVASARRALDLPARTAWNSDPDFARTGRGAGFFEIGYTPETHLRSSSSVHYLHEAIRTRPNLRVLHGLTAVRVLVEDGAAVGVLVRDGGGTTSELRATRETVLCCGAIDTPKLLQLSGIGPARVLADAGVEVLVDSPGVGENLMDHAEGLIVWEARGDVPDTCATGWDAGAAVRLHDEGPARPDILMHFPVEAVAEHAVTYGTELPDRIVSIAPNVAKPKSRGRIWITTDDPSAAPNIDYRYFTDPDGADEANLIAGIRLARRIAAQAPMADWIGREVFPGAELTTDDELSAPLRATHQTVYHVSGTCRMGAANDPMAVLDSRLRVRGVDRLRVVDASVFPTIPSVNPVGTIMTVAERASDLIAEDAGSADRPVAAGRLVSR; translated from the coding sequence GTGAGCCATCCGGACTATCTGATCGTCGGCGGCGGCACGGCCGGTTGCATCGTCGCCGCCCGGCTGTCGGAGGATCCGGGCGTCACGGTGACCGTGGTGGAGCCGGGTCCGAGCGATGTCGACGAGCCGCGCGCACGCGACATCCGCCGGTGGGCCGAAATGCTGGAGGGTGAGTACGATTTCGACTACCGCAGCATCGCCCAGGAGCGCGGCAACCCGAACATCCGGCAGGCCCGCATGCATATCCTGGGCGGCTGCTCGACCGCGAACACGATGATCACCTGGCGCCCGCTCGCCGCCGATCTCGACGAATGGGTGGCACTGGGGGCCGACGGGTGGGACTCCGCGACGCTCGATCCGTACTACGACAGGATCGCCGCCCCGATCACGCCGGTCGCGGCCAAGGACCAGAACCCCTATGTCGCCGACGTCGTCGCCTCGGCGCGGCGCGCACTCGACCTGCCGGCACGGACCGCCTGGAACAGTGACCCCGATTTCGCCAGAACCGGCCGGGGCGCAGGCTTTTTCGAGATCGGTTACACGCCCGAGACGCATCTTCGTTCGTCGAGCTCGGTGCACTATCTGCACGAGGCCATCCGCACCCGGCCCAACCTGCGCGTGCTGCACGGGCTGACGGCCGTCAGGGTGCTCGTCGAGGACGGTGCGGCGGTCGGCGTGCTGGTGCGCGACGGCGGCGGAACCACCTCTGAACTGCGCGCGACGCGGGAAACGGTGCTGTGCTGCGGCGCGATCGACACCCCGAAGTTGTTGCAGCTGTCGGGGATCGGCCCCGCGCGGGTGCTCGCCGACGCCGGCGTCGAGGTGCTCGTCGACAGTCCGGGCGTGGGCGAGAACCTGATGGACCACGCCGAGGGACTGATCGTGTGGGAGGCCCGCGGGGACGTCCCGGACACCTGCGCCACCGGCTGGGACGCGGGTGCGGCCGTGCGCCTGCACGACGAGGGGCCGGCCCGGCCGGACATCCTGATGCACTTCCCGGTAGAGGCCGTCGCCGAGCACGCCGTGACCTACGGCACCGAACTCCCGGATCGCATCGTGTCGATCGCCCCGAACGTCGCCAAGCCCAAGAGCAGGGGCCGGATATGGATCACCACCGACGACCCGTCGGCGGCACCCAACATCGACTACCGCTATTTCACCGATCCCGACGGCGCCGACGAAGCCAACCTGATCGCCGGCATCCGGCTGGCGCGTCGCATCGCGGCGCAGGCGCCGATGGCGGACTGGATCGGGCGCGAGGTGTTTCCCGGTGCCGAGTTGACCACCGACGACGAACTGTCGGCACCGCTGCGGGCCACCCATCAGACCGTGTACCACGTGTCGGGCACCTGCCGCATGGGTGCGGCGAACGACCCGATGGCCGTGCTGGATTCGCGGCTGCGGGTCCGCGGTGTCGACCGGCTGCGCGTCGTCGACGCCTCGGTGTTCCCGACCATCCCGTCGGTGAACCCGGTGGGGACCATCATGACCGTCGCCGAGCGGGCCAGTGACCTCATCGCCGAGGACGCGGGCTCGGCCGACCGTCCGGTTGCGGCAGGCCGGTTGGTGTCGCGCTGA
- a CDS encoding purine-cytosine permease family protein has product MTAATPTPESVERRTIEHIPIDERHGRARDLFTVWFGSNIMLLTIITGALATTVFGLPLWAGALSVVLGNVVGAVVMALHAAQGPQMGVPQMLQTRAQFGSYGSLLVVVLVVFMYLGFFASNAVLGGQALAKVTGLPTSWAIIVICAISVVATMVGYRLIHRVTAILSVVAGGALVVAFVWIIGVNGVPDGTWHTDGFSWAGFMATLSVAALWQIAYAPYVSDYTRYMPRDTGQRAAFWGTYSGCVLGSVLPMLLGVLVGAALPDDDTMEGLSTLTHGVSTGVFAIFAIGITATNAMNLYCGTLSTITVGQNIFPTWSPRAGSRAAVSVVLCIIALVPALVSADDFLANYANFLALLLCVLIPWTAVNLVDYYLLRHGHYDIDALFERDGGRYGRFNWVAIGCYFAGILVQIPFLSTTLFTGFVAEAIGHVDISWIVGLVVICPLYYVLMSPRMRSVDAADAVHGVESAA; this is encoded by the coding sequence ATGACTGCAGCCACGCCCACGCCCGAATCGGTCGAGCGCCGGACGATCGAACACATCCCGATCGACGAGCGGCACGGCCGCGCTCGCGACCTGTTCACGGTGTGGTTCGGCTCCAACATCATGTTGCTGACCATCATCACCGGCGCCCTGGCCACCACCGTCTTCGGCTTGCCGCTGTGGGCCGGCGCGCTCTCGGTGGTGCTGGGCAACGTCGTCGGCGCCGTGGTGATGGCGCTGCACGCCGCCCAAGGGCCGCAGATGGGGGTGCCGCAGATGCTGCAGACCCGCGCGCAGTTCGGCTCCTACGGCAGCCTGCTGGTCGTCGTCCTCGTCGTGTTCATGTATCTGGGCTTCTTCGCCTCCAACGCGGTGCTCGGCGGCCAAGCGCTGGCGAAGGTGACCGGGCTGCCGACCAGTTGGGCCATCATCGTCATCTGTGCGATCAGCGTGGTCGCGACCATGGTGGGCTACCGGCTGATCCACCGGGTGACCGCGATCCTTTCGGTCGTCGCCGGTGGCGCGCTCGTCGTCGCGTTCGTGTGGATCATCGGGGTCAACGGTGTCCCGGACGGCACGTGGCACACCGACGGTTTCTCGTGGGCCGGCTTCATGGCCACCCTGTCGGTGGCCGCGCTCTGGCAAATCGCCTATGCCCCTTATGTTTCGGACTACACCCGCTATATGCCTCGCGATACCGGTCAGCGCGCCGCGTTCTGGGGCACCTACTCCGGCTGCGTGCTGGGGTCGGTGCTGCCCATGCTGCTCGGTGTGCTGGTGGGTGCCGCACTGCCGGACGACGACACGATGGAGGGGCTGTCCACGCTGACGCACGGGGTCAGCACCGGCGTGTTCGCCATCTTCGCGATCGGCATCACGGCGACCAACGCGATGAACCTGTACTGCGGCACGTTGTCCACCATCACGGTGGGGCAGAACATCTTCCCGACGTGGAGCCCGCGGGCCGGCAGCCGCGCGGCGGTGTCGGTGGTGTTGTGCATCATCGCCCTCGTCCCGGCTCTGGTCAGTGCCGACGACTTCCTGGCCAACTACGCCAACTTCCTGGCGCTGCTGCTGTGCGTGCTCATCCCGTGGACGGCGGTCAACCTGGTCGACTATTACCTGCTGCGGCATGGCCACTACGACATAGACGCGCTGTTCGAACGCGACGGTGGCCGCTACGGCCGGTTCAACTGGGTGGCCATCGGGTGTTACTTCGCCGGCATCCTGGTGCAGATCCCGTTCCTGTCCACCACGCTGTTCACCGGTTTCGTCGCCGAAGCGATCGGGCATGTCGACATCTCGTGGATCGTCGGCCTGGTCGTCATCTGCCCCCTGTACTACGTGTTGATGTCGCCGCGGATGCGCAGCGTGGACGCCGCCGATGCCGTGCACGGGGTGGAGAGCGCCGCGTGA
- a CDS encoding APC family permease, with protein sequence MASDKPIEVSADQQTARAASETKHLQKSLGRLDIIFLIVAAVVSIEVLGQVSSFGGQTFTWALVLAVFFLVPYGLIFAEIGSTFTDEGGVYVWVRRAFGRPMAAIASLLTWITQPVWVGGSCTFIAAEVWSQYVMPFDHGSLTDYLFKTVFIWITVLAAVVSLRHGKWIPNAGAILKILFLAGFLVTAAIYAARNGLAGLAAGDFSPTLAGLLGVTPLLLFSYLGFESGNSAAEEMKKPARDVPIAIARSSAIAAAAYLLPIAAILLVVPADKITGIGGLMEAVATVYSVYGSAAPVMLTLTGIVFTLVLMTQGSAWMIISDRMQAMAAADGAFFRGFFGRFHPKLGTPVRVNLLSGVVGTVFMVSAMAVSGSAAAVFAVVLSIAVSTFLLSYLISIPAAVRLRTAFPDIARPFKVPVSDNGFRALGALCFAWVVLGSWVAVFPGTLDRLFGLEYDFEATWGVSAVVFELFTLGTLAALAALGIVGYVTAKPLRMEAARSERPAGAGRPAEQPR encoded by the coding sequence ATGGCCTCAGACAAGCCGATCGAAGTGTCGGCGGACCAGCAGACCGCTCGGGCCGCCAGCGAGACCAAACATCTGCAGAAGTCGCTGGGCCGCCTGGACATCATCTTCCTCATCGTCGCGGCGGTGGTGTCCATCGAGGTGCTCGGGCAGGTTTCCAGTTTCGGCGGGCAGACGTTCACCTGGGCGCTGGTGCTCGCGGTCTTCTTCCTGGTGCCGTACGGCCTGATCTTCGCCGAGATCGGCAGCACCTTCACCGACGAGGGCGGGGTGTACGTCTGGGTGCGCCGCGCCTTCGGCCGCCCGATGGCGGCGATCGCGTCGCTGCTGACCTGGATCACCCAACCGGTGTGGGTGGGCGGCTCGTGCACCTTCATCGCCGCCGAGGTGTGGAGCCAGTACGTCATGCCCTTCGATCACGGTTCGCTGACCGATTACCTCTTCAAGACGGTGTTCATCTGGATCACCGTGCTGGCGGCGGTGGTCAGCCTGCGCCACGGCAAGTGGATCCCCAACGCCGGAGCCATCCTGAAGATCCTGTTCCTCGCCGGTTTCCTCGTCACCGCGGCTATCTACGCCGCTCGCAACGGTCTTGCCGGCCTGGCGGCCGGTGACTTCTCCCCGACGCTGGCCGGCCTGCTCGGGGTGACACCGCTGCTGCTGTTCTCCTACCTCGGTTTCGAATCCGGCAACAGCGCCGCCGAGGAGATGAAGAAACCGGCACGGGACGTGCCGATCGCCATCGCACGGTCCTCCGCCATCGCCGCGGCCGCCTACCTGCTGCCCATCGCCGCCATCCTGCTGGTGGTGCCCGCCGACAAGATCACCGGAATCGGCGGTTTGATGGAGGCTGTCGCCACCGTCTACAGCGTCTACGGTTCGGCGGCCCCGGTCATGCTGACCCTCACCGGAATCGTCTTCACCCTGGTCCTGATGACCCAGGGTTCGGCGTGGATGATCATCAGCGACCGGATGCAGGCCATGGCCGCCGCCGACGGGGCGTTCTTCCGCGGTTTCTTCGGGCGCTTCCACCCGAAGCTGGGCACCCCGGTTCGGGTCAACCTGCTCTCCGGCGTGGTGGGCACCGTCTTCATGGTGTCCGCGATGGCGGTCAGCGGCTCCGCGGCCGCGGTGTTCGCCGTGGTGCTGTCGATCGCGGTCTCGACGTTCCTGCTCAGCTACCTGATCTCGATCCCCGCGGCGGTCCGGCTGCGCACGGCGTTCCCCGACATCGCGCGGCCGTTCAAGGTGCCGGTGTCCGACAACGGCTTCCGGGCCCTGGGTGCGCTGTGCTTCGCGTGGGTGGTGCTCGGCAGCTGGGTTGCCGTGTTTCCCGGCACCCTGGATCGCCTCTTCGGCCTGGAGTACGACTTCGAGGCAACCTGGGGTGTCAGCGCGGTCGTCTTCGAACTGTTCACCCTCGGCACGCTGGCCGCGCTGGCTGCCCTCGGGATCGTGGGCTATGTGACCGCCAAGCCGCTGCGCATGGAGGCCGCACGCAGTGAACGTCCGGCCGGGGCGGGCCGGCCCGCCGAACAGCCCCGGTAG
- a CDS encoding aspartate aminotransferase family protein, translating into MTDIIEAQQAPAPDPEASDLGRLAQRHLVMSFTPKTAYTDAPPPVMVRGEGSHLWDAHGREYVDALAGLFCVNVGYSFGAEIGDAVRNQMADLPYYTNWGVAHPPAVKLAAKIAELAPPGLDRVYFTSGGGESNEAAIKLIRQYHQARGEYTRIKFLSRRAAYHGTSMGALSLNGMTNLRKQFEPLMYGSRHITNCKRYKRPAGETERQFTASLLREIDTLIVQEGPDTVAGIFLEPLQNAGGSLVPPAGFHAGVRELCDRYGIVLVADEVICGFGRLGEWFGSSRFDVQPDIITFAKGVSSAHAPLGGMITKSEILDAVNDGPDGMYLHGLTFGGHPAACAAGLANIAVMEREDVLGNVRRNEAYFRTALDGLLDTRLVGDVRGIGYHYSLELVTDKDRCAWRAATSADDFVYTMLQPALLDAGILCRAAVDHEGTPLVQFSPPLVFTRSDIDDLVTRMRRLLEELADRVL; encoded by the coding sequence ATGACCGACATCATCGAGGCCCAGCAGGCTCCGGCTCCCGACCCGGAGGCGAGCGACCTTGGCCGGCTGGCCCAGCGCCACCTCGTCATGAGCTTCACCCCTAAAACCGCGTACACGGACGCCCCGCCACCGGTGATGGTGCGCGGCGAGGGCAGCCACCTGTGGGACGCACACGGCCGTGAGTACGTCGACGCATTGGCCGGATTGTTCTGTGTGAATGTCGGATACAGCTTCGGGGCCGAGATCGGTGATGCGGTCCGCAACCAGATGGCCGATCTGCCGTACTACACCAATTGGGGGGTGGCTCACCCGCCGGCGGTGAAGCTGGCCGCCAAGATCGCCGAACTCGCGCCGCCCGGGTTGGATCGGGTGTACTTCACCTCCGGTGGTGGCGAATCCAACGAGGCGGCCATCAAGCTGATCAGGCAGTACCACCAGGCGCGTGGCGAATACACCAGGATCAAATTCCTGTCGCGCCGGGCCGCCTACCACGGCACGTCGATGGGCGCCCTGTCGCTCAACGGGATGACGAACCTGCGCAAGCAGTTCGAGCCGTTGATGTACGGTTCGCGGCACATCACCAACTGCAAGCGCTACAAGCGGCCCGCCGGTGAGACCGAACGGCAGTTCACCGCGTCGCTGTTGCGCGAGATCGACACCTTGATCGTCCAAGAAGGACCCGATACGGTGGCCGGGATCTTCCTCGAGCCGCTGCAGAATGCCGGTGGGTCGCTGGTTCCGCCCGCCGGATTCCACGCCGGCGTGCGCGAGCTCTGCGACCGGTACGGCATCGTGCTGGTGGCCGACGAGGTGATCTGTGGCTTCGGCCGATTGGGGGAGTGGTTCGGTTCGAGCCGGTTCGACGTCCAACCGGACATCATCACGTTCGCCAAGGGGGTGTCCTCGGCGCACGCACCGCTCGGCGGCATGATCACCAAGAGCGAGATCCTCGACGCCGTCAACGACGGGCCGGACGGAATGTATCTGCACGGCTTGACCTTCGGCGGCCATCCCGCCGCCTGTGCGGCGGGACTGGCGAATATCGCGGTGATGGAGCGCGAGGACGTGCTGGGCAACGTCAGGCGTAACGAGGCGTACTTCCGCACTGCGCTGGATGGTCTGCTCGACACGCGACTTGTCGGTGACGTCCGCGGCATCGGCTATCACTACTCGCTGGAACTGGTCACCGACAAGGACCGGTGTGCGTGGAGGGCGGCGACGAGTGCCGACGACTTCGTCTACACCATGCTGCAGCCGGCCCTGCTCGACGCCGGAATCCTCTGTCGCGCAGCGGTCGACCACGAAGGTACCCCGCTGGTCCAGTTCTCGCCGCCGTTGGTGTTCACCCGGTCGGATATCGATGATCTGGTGACCCGGATGCGCCGACTGCTCGAGGAACTTGCGGATCGGGTGTTGTGA
- a CDS encoding class II histone deacetylase yields the protein MRECGGGRTGFYHDELCLWHSTGEAVLFLPVGGWLQPLAGAGHPESPESKRRLKSLLDVSGLTARLAVSSADPATVDDLQRVHTDEYIRRFQALSAGRGGEIGPEALFSRGGFDIASLSAGLAKQAVLDVLDGKHPNAFALSRPPGHHCLPDTGMGFCLLANIPIAIEAAKASRGLGKVAVIDWDVHHGNGTQHIYYERADVLTISLHQENCFPVDSGAVTERGDGPGRGFNINVPLPPGSGHDTYLHAMRAIVIPALERFRPELIVVASGLDANAVDPLARQLLHAGSFREMTRLVRQAADGLCGGRLVVVHEGGYAESTVPFCGLAVVETLSGIRTDVVDPFEQTFIAQQPTARVLEYQRAIVDDIARALHAPLTATNREDGIHP from the coding sequence GTGCGGGAATGTGGCGGCGGGCGGACCGGCTTCTATCACGACGAACTGTGCCTATGGCACAGCACCGGCGAAGCGGTTCTGTTCCTCCCGGTCGGTGGCTGGCTACAACCGCTGGCGGGCGCCGGACATCCCGAATCCCCGGAGTCCAAGCGCCGCCTGAAGTCGCTACTCGACGTCTCAGGGTTGACCGCCAGGCTGGCGGTCAGCAGCGCCGACCCCGCCACCGTCGACGATCTGCAGCGGGTGCACACCGACGAGTACATCCGGCGGTTCCAGGCGCTCAGTGCCGGCCGCGGCGGCGAGATCGGCCCCGAAGCGCTGTTCTCCCGAGGGGGTTTCGACATCGCTTCGCTGTCTGCGGGACTGGCCAAACAAGCCGTCCTGGACGTGCTCGACGGCAAGCACCCCAACGCCTTCGCGCTGTCGCGGCCACCGGGACATCACTGCCTGCCCGATACCGGCATGGGATTTTGCCTTTTGGCCAACATCCCCATCGCGATCGAGGCCGCCAAGGCGAGCCGCGGGCTGGGCAAGGTCGCTGTCATCGACTGGGATGTGCACCACGGCAACGGCACCCAGCACATCTACTATGAGCGTGCCGACGTGCTGACCATATCGCTGCACCAAGAGAACTGCTTTCCCGTCGACTCCGGCGCCGTGACCGAGCGCGGTGACGGTCCGGGCCGGGGCTTCAACATCAACGTTCCGCTGCCGCCGGGCTCCGGGCATGACACCTACCTGCACGCCATGCGCGCCATCGTCATCCCGGCGCTGGAGCGGTTCCGTCCCGAGCTCATCGTCGTGGCAAGCGGTTTGGATGCCAACGCCGTCGACCCTCTGGCACGACAGCTGTTGCACGCCGGGTCCTTTCGCGAGATGACACGCCTGGTTCGCCAGGCCGCCGACGGCTTGTGCGGCGGGCGACTGGTCGTGGTGCACGAGGGCGGATACGCCGAATCGACCGTACCGTTCTGCGGCCTTGCCGTCGTCGAAACGCTGTCGGGCATCCGCACCGACGTCGTCGATCCGTTCGAGCAGACGTTCATCGCCCAGCAGCCGACGGCACGGGTGCTCGAGTACCAGCGCGCCATCGTCGACGACATCGCCCGCGCACTCCACGCACCGCTCACCGCCACCAACCGAGAGGACGGCATCCACCCATGA
- a CDS encoding TetR/AcrR family transcriptional regulator, protein MARVRNQDARRHQLVSAAIEVIALRGVGGMRAKDIADAAEISPRLVAYYYPEIEDLIDDVYRSAVDRYYWQRLEAINKLDDPRDRLANLIESGLPAGADDMLNRALYELAVNAGRDPSHGTLLTLLFDREVSLYVAVLEAGHASGHFALTEPVLAIARNFVALEDAYGMHLNGGNSSLDVPTAVGLLRSYARSVTGAHL, encoded by the coding sequence ATGGCGCGGGTGCGTAACCAGGATGCGCGACGCCACCAGCTCGTGTCGGCCGCCATCGAGGTCATCGCCCTGCGCGGAGTCGGCGGAATGCGGGCCAAGGACATCGCCGACGCGGCCGAGATCTCGCCGCGGCTGGTGGCCTACTACTACCCGGAGATCGAAGACCTCATCGACGACGTCTATCGCAGCGCGGTGGACCGGTACTACTGGCAACGGCTGGAAGCCATCAACAAACTCGACGACCCCCGCGACCGGTTGGCCAATCTCATCGAATCTGGCCTGCCGGCGGGCGCGGATGACATGCTCAACCGGGCGCTCTACGAATTGGCCGTCAATGCGGGTCGCGATCCCTCCCATGGGACACTGCTGACCCTGTTGTTCGACCGCGAGGTGTCGCTCTACGTCGCGGTGCTCGAAGCCGGCCACGCGTCGGGTCACTTCGCGCTCACCGAGCCTGTGCTGGCCATCGCCCGGAACTTCGTCGCTCTCGAGGACGCCTACGGCATGCACCTCAACGGGGGGAATTCGTCGTTGGACGTCCCCACCGCCGTCGGGCTGTTGCGGTCCTACGCACGCTCGGTCACCGGCGCCCACCTCTAG